A part of Numenius arquata chromosome 16, bNumArq3.hap1.1, whole genome shotgun sequence genomic DNA contains:
- the CHCHD10 gene encoding coiled-coil-helix-coiled-coil-helix domain-containing protein 10, mitochondrial: MARGGRSVGRAAAPAPASPAPAAPVPAAQPAQPGLMAQMATTAAGVAVGSAVGHVVGNALTGAFSGGSSEPAKAAPPAQESRQQPLYQQSPYGPCHYEMKQFLECATNQRDLTLCEGFNEALKQCKYSNGVTSLL, encoded by the exons ATGGCGCGCGGCGGCAGGAGCGTGGGGAGGgcggcggcaccggcaccggccag CCCGGCCCCAGCGGCCCCGGTGCCGGCGGCGCAGCCGGCGCAGCCCGGGCTGATGGCGCAGATGGCCACCACGGCGGCCGGCGTGGCCGTGGGCTCCGCCGTGGGACACGTCGTGGGCAACGCTCTCACCGGCGCCTTCAGCGGCGGCTCCTCCGAACCGGCCAAGGCGGCGCCTCCTGCCCAG GAGTCCAGGCAGCAGCCGCTGTACCAGCAGTCGCCCTATGGACCCTGCCACTATGAGATGAAGCAGTTCCTGGAATGTGCCACCAACCAGAGAGACCTGACCTTGTGCGAGGGCTTCAACGAGGCGCTGAAGCAGTGCAAGTACAGCAACG GTGTTACCTCTCTCCTGTGA
- the C16H22orf15 gene encoding uncharacterized protein C22orf15 homolog: protein MFITVRYGDNCQEMVNLHCRLLILTAHLKRKCQCKPEDCIDLLDETGALMNLSRVENPASEFASKYLQERKRYILIRVVRRENSEVTSYESLLEDLGKHYPDLPDRLQKLSANTQARQNWRRGSFQRRAQTLSSTSARSRPTSPSKKSLRVALDEDRT from the exons ATGTTCATTACCGTGAGATATGGAG ACAACTGCCAAGAGATGGTGAACCTGCATTGCCGCCTCCTGATCCTCACGGCTCACCTGAAGAGGAAGTGTCAGTGCAAGCCTGAAG ACTGCATCGATCTTCTGGATGAAACGGGCGCCCTGATGAACCTCAGCAGAGTGGAAAATCCCGCATCTGAATTTGCCAGTAAATACCTACAGGAAAGGAAGCGCTACATCCTCATCCGAGTCGTCC GAAGAGAAAACTCCGAAGTCACCAGCTACGAATCCTTGCTGGAGGACCTGGGAAAACACTATCCTGACCTACCAG ATCGGCTGCAGAAGCTCTCGGCAAACACCCAGGCGAGACAGAACTGGAGAAGAGGCTCTTTCCAGAGGAGGGCTCAGaccctcagcagcacctcagccAGGTCCAGGCCCACGTCACCCAGCAAGAAGAGCTTAAGGGTAGCCCTGGATGAGGACCGGACCTGA
- the VPREB3 gene encoding pre-B lymphocyte protein 3 — MALGFAVLLLVGTVGTASRAQPMLTQPSAVSVLPGQTARLSCTLSPQYNISEVGISWYQQRPGHSLRYLLYYNSERDKHKPATIPDRFSATKDLASNSCILIIAAARHEDNGSYYCSLSRAFSRF; from the exons ATGGCCCTGGGCTTCGCAGTCCTGCttctggtggggacagtggggacag CTTCCAGGGCTCAGCCCATGCTGACCCAGCCCTCCGCCGTGTCGGTGCTGCCTGGGCAGACCGCCCGCCTCTCCTGCACCCTCAGCCCCCAGTACAACATCAGCGAGGTCGGCATCTCCTGGTACCAGCAGCGCCCGGGACATTCCCTGAGGTATCTGCTCTACTACAACTCTGAGCGGGACAAGCACAAGCCCGCCACGATTCCCGACCGCTTCTCTGCTACCAAAGACCTCGCCAGCAACTCCTGCATCCTCATCATCGCAGCCGCCCGCCATGAGGACAACGGCAGCTATTACTGCTCCCTGTCACGTGCCTTCAGCCGGTTTTAG
- the LOC141472624 gene encoding vacuolar protein sorting-associated protein 29-like, which produces MAEERASPTAPHGARGEKDTFNRSGACGRFTFSAERLLGPARRLGAPRAAHSLTSDCVREEGACLSPEAKRFCAVLLSKLWVKTLSFLLLCAKLVLVLGDLHIPHRCSGLPVKFKKLLVPGKIQHILCTGNLCTKESYDYLRTLAGDIHVVRGDSESLNYPEEKVVTVGQFRIGLIHGHQVIPWGDVASLALLQRQLDVDILISGHTHRFEAFEHENKFYINPGSATGAYSALEMNATPSFVLMDIQASTVVTYVYQLIGDEVKVERIDFKKD; this is translated from the exons ATGGCGGAGGAGCGGGCATCTCCCACTGCC CCCCACGGCGCCCGAGGGGAGAAGGACACGTTTAACCGCTCGGGCGCTTGTGGGCGCTTTAC GTTCAGCGCGGAAAGGCTGCTTGGCCCGGCCCGCCGCCTTGGTGCGCCCCGGGCGGCTCATTCCCTCACCTCCGACTGCGTGCGGGAGGAGGGCGCCTGTCTCTCCCCGG AGGCAAAAAGATTTTGTGCTGTATTGTTAAGTAAACTCTGGGTTAAaactctctctttcctcctgctgtgTGCAAAGTTGGTGTTAGTATTAGGGGACCTTCACATCCCACACCGGTGCAGTGGTCTGCCGGTGAAGTTCAAGAAGCTGCTCGTTCCAGGAAAGATTCAGCACATCTTGTGTACGGGAAACCTCTGCACCAAGGAGAGCTATGACTACCTCAGGACTCTGGCTGGGGACATCCACGTTGTTAGGGGGGACTCGGAG AGCCTGAATTATCCTGAGGAGAAGGTTGTAACTGTCGGGCAGTTCAGAATCGGGCTGATTCACGGCCATCAAGTAATTCCCTGGGGTGATGTGGCCAGCTTGGCGCTGCTGCAGAGGCAACTGGATGTGGACATTCTCATctcgggacacacacacagatttgAAGCGTTTGAACATGAAAACAAATTCTACATCAACCCGGGATCAGCTACAGGAGCCTACAGTGCTTTGGAAAT GAACGCCACCCCTTCTTTTGTACTGATGGACATCCAGGCTTCCACAGTTGTCACTTATGTGTACCAACTAATTGGAGATGAGGTGAAAGTAGAAAGAATTGACTTCAAGAAGGACTGA